The following coding sequences lie in one Methylotuvimicrobium alcaliphilum 20Z genomic window:
- a CDS encoding DUF2802 domain-containing protein, with protein sequence MNEILYAGLAVLSVMSILLVWLTVDHIKLKRNYRALAEHLNNHNLDIVGLCSASVGIDNRLAETAELLKELNEKINDFEQREEEAKPYHAIIQKVRSGADAAELIQKFGISRDEAVLLIRLHGAR encoded by the coding sequence ATGAATGAGATTTTATATGCCGGTCTTGCCGTACTGAGCGTTATGTCGATTTTGCTGGTATGGTTAACAGTCGATCATATTAAGCTTAAGCGCAACTATCGAGCCTTGGCCGAACATCTGAATAATCATAATTTAGATATTGTCGGCTTATGTTCGGCATCGGTCGGTATCGATAACCGATTAGCCGAGACTGCTGAATTACTCAAGGAATTGAACGAAAAAATCAACGACTTTGAACAAAGAGAGGAAGAAGCGAAGCCTTATCACGCGATCATTCAAAAGGTGCGAAGCGGAGCCGATGCGGCTGAATTGATTCAAAAATTCGGAATTAGTCGTGATGAGGCCGTACTATTGATTCGTTTGCATGGAGCTAGATAA
- a CDS encoding chemotaxis protein CheW, translated as MSEFDTKQNNPVMQWVTFRLGDEKYGINVMQVQEVLRVAEIAPVPGAPSYVLGIINLRGNVVTVIDTRNRFGLMSKETDDNSRIVIIETESHIIGILVDSVAEVVELRSSDIETAPNVGNEETSRYIQGVTSRDNELLILVDLNKFLSDEEKAELDMF; from the coding sequence ATGAGTGAATTCGATACGAAACAAAACAATCCGGTGATGCAATGGGTAACTTTTCGTCTCGGTGATGAAAAGTACGGCATCAATGTCATGCAAGTGCAGGAGGTATTGCGGGTTGCAGAAATCGCTCCGGTTCCCGGTGCGCCGTCTTATGTGCTGGGCATCATTAACTTGCGAGGCAATGTTGTAACGGTGATCGATACGCGCAATCGATTCGGTTTGATGTCGAAGGAGACCGACGATAATTCGCGCATTGTCATAATCGAAACCGAATCGCATATTATAGGCATCTTAGTCGATAGCGTTGCCGAAGTCGTCGAGCTGAGATCGTCCGATATTGAAACGGCTCCGAACGTCGGCAATGAAGAAACTTCTAGGTATATTCAAGGGGTGACTAGCCGAGATAATGAATTATTGATTCTAGTCGACCTAAATAAGTTTTTAAGCGATGAAGAGAAAGCGGAATTGGATATGTTTTGA
- a CDS encoding transglycosylase SLT domain-containing protein, which translates to MLLSIRSLKIILTAISFFILQGCATAPPKNTENICETFREKSNWYKHAKTSYEKWGVPIPVQMAIIHQESRFVADAAPPRRKLLGFIPWFRKSSAYGYAQALDGTWGDYMKHNRRWSADRDDFADAVDFVGWYNYMSYKRLGLAKSNARQLYLAYHEGHTGYRRRTFLQKPWLLKVAEKVDRKARIYDSQLNSCRNEFESKSWFFW; encoded by the coding sequence ATGCTGCTATCCATTCGATCGTTAAAAATAATTTTAACGGCTATCTCGTTTTTTATTTTACAAGGCTGTGCCACTGCTCCGCCTAAAAACACAGAAAACATTTGCGAAACTTTCAGAGAAAAAAGCAACTGGTACAAACACGCCAAAACCTCTTATGAAAAATGGGGGGTCCCTATTCCCGTCCAAATGGCGATCATACATCAAGAATCTCGCTTTGTTGCCGACGCCGCCCCGCCAAGACGGAAATTATTAGGGTTCATACCTTGGTTTAGAAAAAGTAGTGCCTATGGATATGCTCAAGCATTGGACGGTACCTGGGGCGACTATATGAAACATAACCGTCGCTGGAGCGCCGACCGCGACGACTTTGCCGATGCGGTCGATTTTGTTGGCTGGTACAATTACATGAGCTATAAAAGACTCGGACTCGCAAAATCAAATGCTCGGCAACTATACCTGGCCTATCACGAAGGTCATACGGGATACCGGCGCCGAACGTTTTTACAAAAACCCTGGTTACTAAAAGTTGCCGAAAAAGTCGACCGCAAAGCCCGTATTTACGATTCGCAATTAAATTCATGCCGGAACGAATTTGAAAGCAAAAGCTGGTTTTTTTGGTAA
- a CDS encoding FKBP-type peptidyl-prolyl cis-trans isomerase, which yields MFSMANATTPQENKEAGEAFLAENAKKAGIKTTASGLQYEVLNEGNGATPKASDNVTVHYKGTTISGEEFDSSYGRGEPATFPLNRVIAGWTEGLQLMKEGAKYRFYIPSDLAYGERGAGRAIGPNATLIFDVELIKVQ from the coding sequence ATGTTCTCAATGGCCAATGCGACCACCCCACAGGAAAATAAAGAAGCAGGAGAAGCCTTTCTTGCCGAAAACGCTAAAAAGGCCGGCATAAAAACCACAGCGAGCGGCCTTCAATATGAAGTTTTAAATGAAGGAAACGGAGCCACGCCAAAAGCCTCCGATAATGTAACCGTTCATTACAAAGGCACCACAATTAGCGGCGAAGAATTCGATAGTTCCTATGGCAGAGGCGAACCGGCTACATTTCCGTTAAACCGAGTCATTGCCGGCTGGACCGAGGGACTGCAGTTAATGAAGGAAGGCGCTAAATACCGTTTTTACATACCCTCCGATTTGGCTTATGGCGAACGCGGCGCCGGCCGCGCGATTGGCCCTAATGCCACACTCATATTCGATGTTGAACTAATAAAAGTTCAATAG
- a CDS encoding PilZ domain-containing protein has translation MPYEKRHYRKKLTSHGLIYLDGVELPMTLSNISITGLLAELNDYERINDVEDLFKSVQKSPIVDIYLQEMRLAGEAEIVRADMIDGRIYLALDFRNVEHDVENLFYARHAYRKKLEAPGLIILNGHNYHFNTVNVSVDGLMVTLPERIDVEPGAIAAFNFKRLDLLGEVKIVWVTYQDGNTLLGLEYNYLEKTFVEGIPRFSPHNPGMVKG, from the coding sequence ATGCCATACGAAAAACGCCATTATCGGAAAAAACTAACTTCCCATGGATTAATTTATCTGGATGGGGTTGAACTTCCGATGACCTTGAGCAACATCTCGATCACCGGTCTTTTGGCTGAATTGAACGATTATGAACGCATTAATGATGTTGAAGATCTGTTTAAATCAGTACAGAAATCCCCTATCGTCGATATCTACCTGCAAGAAATGCGACTTGCCGGCGAAGCCGAAATTGTTCGAGCCGATATGATCGACGGTCGGATTTATTTGGCGTTGGATTTTAGAAATGTCGAGCATGATGTAGAAAACTTGTTTTATGCAAGGCATGCCTACAGGAAAAAATTGGAGGCGCCAGGGCTCATAATCCTTAACGGCCATAATTACCATTTCAACACGGTTAATGTGTCGGTAGACGGCTTAATGGTCACGTTACCGGAGCGTATTGACGTGGAGCCTGGGGCAATTGCCGCGTTCAACTTTAAAAGACTCGATCTTCTCGGCGAAGTTAAGATCGTATGGGTGACTTACCAGGACGGGAATACCTTATTAGGTTTGGAATACAATTACTTGGAAAAAACCTTTGTTGAAGGTATTCCGAGATTTTCCCCTCATAATCCGGGTATGGTTAAAGGGTAA
- a CDS encoding glycosyl transferase family protein codes for MTTQEHPFAEYIRILGKGKKGSRPLTREEAYQAMRMILAGAVLPVQLGAFLMLMRVKEETPEELAGFIQAARETFSPFGEPCPADLDWSSYAGKRRHLPWFLLSALLLAENGIKVFMHGAGGHTEGRIYTHDALKYLGIEHAASLQEARQQLEERSFSYLPLEYFCPKLHEIIELRPIMGLRSPVHTLARMLNPFNAKHSIQAIFHPGYRPVHQEASLLLNDPHVAVFKGESGEVERNPDADCLVQSVHHGELIDEQWPRMFERRHVKSETLDPKQLAAVWQGDIEDEYGEAAVIGTAAIALKLLSKAESQERAMKMAEDFWRGRKPFG; via the coding sequence ATGACAACACAAGAACATCCTTTCGCTGAATATATCCGCATTCTCGGTAAAGGCAAAAAAGGCTCGCGCCCGCTAACTCGAGAAGAGGCCTATCAAGCGATGCGCATGATTTTGGCCGGCGCAGTGCTGCCCGTGCAATTGGGCGCTTTTTTGATGCTGATGCGGGTTAAAGAAGAAACCCCTGAAGAGTTGGCCGGCTTCATTCAAGCCGCACGCGAAACTTTTAGTCCATTCGGCGAACCTTGCCCCGCCGACTTGGATTGGTCTTCCTACGCCGGCAAACGACGCCACCTCCCCTGGTTTTTGTTGTCGGCATTATTGCTCGCGGAAAATGGCATCAAAGTCTTCATGCATGGCGCCGGCGGCCATACCGAAGGCCGAATTTATACGCACGATGCTCTGAAATACCTCGGCATCGAGCACGCCGCCTCTTTACAAGAAGCGCGACAACAACTCGAAGAGCGGAGCTTCAGTTATTTGCCGCTGGAATACTTCTGCCCGAAACTTCATGAAATCATCGAATTGCGCCCGATCATGGGCTTGCGTTCACCGGTGCATACGCTCGCCAGAATGTTGAATCCTTTTAATGCCAAACACAGCATTCAGGCGATTTTTCACCCGGGTTACCGGCCGGTGCATCAGGAAGCCTCTTTGTTATTAAATGATCCTCATGTCGCGGTATTCAAAGGCGAAAGCGGCGAAGTCGAACGCAATCCCGACGCCGATTGCTTAGTGCAAAGCGTTCATCACGGCGAATTAATTGACGAACAATGGCCGAGAATGTTCGAGCGTCGCCATGTTAAATCAGAAACACTCGACCCTAAGCAGCTCGCTGCAGTCTGGCAAGGCGATATCGAGGACGAATACGGAGAAGCGGCCGTTATCGGTACCGCGGCGATCGCTTTGAAGCTGCTAAGCAAAGCGGAAAGTCAAGAACGCGCTATGAAGATGGCCGAAGATTTCTGGCGGGGACGCAAGCCGTTTGGATGA
- a CDS encoding ParA family protein has translation MKVWTVSNQKGGVGKTTTVVTLGGLLSSWGFRTLLVDLDPHGALTSYFKMNPDEVKASVYNLFHDASLKKKNAGPEPYIVETKFDGLFVLPAATAIATLDRQVASMGGMGLVVNNALAKVSDRYDYVIIDSPPMLGVLMINALAACQQLIMPVLAEFLAVKGLERMMHTLNMVYKSRTHAPRYTIVPTMFDKRTRAAQESLRVLKQQYPDYLWDSIIPIDTKIRDASTQGIPLSIYWPESKAVEAYSALLDRLLLHDNQTVKETAAV, from the coding sequence ATGAAGGTCTGGACGGTATCCAATCAGAAAGGCGGTGTAGGCAAAACGACGACTGTCGTTACGCTCGGCGGTTTATTGTCTTCCTGGGGATTTCGGACATTATTGGTCGATCTCGATCCGCACGGCGCATTGACGAGTTATTTCAAAATGAATCCCGATGAAGTCAAGGCCAGCGTATACAATCTTTTTCATGATGCCAGTTTGAAAAAGAAAAACGCGGGGCCCGAACCTTATATCGTAGAAACTAAATTCGACGGTTTGTTTGTGTTGCCGGCCGCGACCGCGATTGCAACGTTGGACCGACAGGTCGCATCGATGGGCGGTATGGGATTGGTAGTCAACAATGCCTTAGCCAAGGTATCCGACCGTTACGATTACGTCATCATCGATAGTCCGCCAATGCTCGGTGTGTTGATGATTAATGCACTGGCGGCTTGTCAGCAATTAATTATGCCGGTGTTAGCCGAATTTTTAGCCGTCAAGGGACTCGAGCGTATGATGCATACGCTCAATATGGTTTATAAGTCACGTACCCATGCGCCTCGATACACGATTGTACCGACGATGTTCGATAAACGAACGCGCGCCGCTCAAGAAAGTCTTAGGGTGTTGAAACAGCAATATCCGGATTATCTTTGGGATTCGATCATACCGATCGATACAAAAATCAGGGATGCCAGTACGCAAGGTATACCGCTATCGATTTATTGGCCGGAATCGAAAGCCGTGGAGGCTTACTCGGCTTTGCTGGATCGCTTGTTATTGCATGATAATCAAACTGTCAAAGAAACGGCGGCAGTTTAA
- a CDS encoding M16 family metallopeptidase: MKLQIASAVLSGMFLLPAQAAVKVHERILDNGLKILVKEDHRSPVAVSQVWYKVGSSYEPGGITGISHMLEHMMFKGTDELKPGEFSRIIAANGGNENAFTGRDYTAYFQTMEKSRLEVSFKLEADRMRNLKLLDEELQKELQVVYEERRMRTDDKPRSKTQEHFAALAYSNSPYKNPIIGWPTDIENYTIADLEAWYQKWYAPNNATLVVIGDVEPKAVFALAEKYFGPLKPSDITPVKPQTEVEQLGIRRMIVNLPDKLPYLVMGYKVPVLNTAEHEWEAYALEVMAGILDGGSSARLESGLVRGKQIAVAAGAGYNLSSRLDELFMFDATPAQGKSHQELEAALKEEIEKLKYELVQPEELQRIKAQVLANATYERDSMFYQGMQLGINETVGLGWQKADEYVDKVNQVTAEQVREVAKKYFTDNNLSVAYLVPQPIAEQTGNEKLKESK, translated from the coding sequence ATGAAGTTGCAAATTGCGAGTGCGGTATTATCCGGCATGTTTTTGTTGCCGGCACAAGCGGCGGTCAAAGTACATGAGCGGATTTTAGACAATGGTTTGAAAATCCTGGTCAAAGAAGATCACCGCTCGCCAGTCGCGGTTTCCCAAGTCTGGTACAAAGTCGGTTCCAGCTACGAGCCGGGCGGCATTACCGGTATTTCTCACATGCTCGAACACATGATGTTCAAAGGCACCGACGAGCTCAAACCCGGCGAATTTTCCCGAATCATCGCGGCCAACGGCGGTAACGAAAACGCCTTTACCGGTCGCGATTATACGGCTTATTTTCAGACGATGGAAAAATCCCGTTTAGAAGTCAGTTTCAAACTGGAAGCCGATCGGATGCGTAATCTCAAGCTGCTGGATGAGGAATTGCAAAAGGAACTGCAAGTCGTTTACGAAGAGCGCCGGATGCGCACCGACGATAAGCCTCGTTCCAAAACCCAGGAGCATTTCGCCGCACTGGCTTATTCGAACAGCCCTTACAAAAACCCTATTATCGGCTGGCCGACGGACATAGAGAACTACACGATTGCCGACCTCGAGGCCTGGTATCAAAAATGGTATGCGCCGAATAACGCTACCTTGGTCGTCATCGGCGATGTCGAACCGAAAGCGGTGTTCGCGTTGGCCGAAAAATATTTCGGACCGCTTAAGCCCAGTGACATTACGCCGGTGAAGCCGCAAACCGAAGTCGAACAACTCGGCATTCGGCGCATGATCGTCAATTTGCCCGACAAGCTGCCGTATCTGGTCATGGGTTATAAAGTCCCTGTGCTGAACACGGCCGAGCATGAGTGGGAAGCCTATGCATTGGAAGTGATGGCGGGTATTTTGGACGGCGGCAGCAGTGCGCGCTTGGAATCCGGATTAGTTAGGGGTAAACAGATCGCTGTGGCGGCCGGAGCCGGCTACAACTTGAGTTCCAGACTCGATGAATTGTTCATGTTTGACGCGACGCCCGCACAAGGAAAGAGTCACCAAGAATTGGAAGCGGCGCTAAAGGAAGAGATCGAAAAACTCAAGTATGAGTTGGTGCAACCGGAAGAGTTGCAGCGGATCAAAGCGCAGGTGCTCGCGAATGCCACCTACGAGCGCGACTCGATGTTTTATCAAGGCATGCAACTGGGCATCAATGAAACCGTCGGTTTAGGTTGGCAAAAAGCCGACGAATATGTCGACAAGGTCAATCAGGTGACTGCCGAGCAAGTCCGAGAAGTCGCCAAAAAATATTTTACCGATAACAACTTGAGCGTGGCCTATTTAGTGCCGCAACCGATCGCTGAACAAACCGGCAATGAAAAACTTAAGGAGAGCAAATAA
- the motD gene encoding flagellar motor protein MotD has translation MRRKKKELAEPENHERWLISYADFITLLFAFFVVMYSISSVNEGKYKTLSDSLGEAFSKRQSESAISDREGTPFTVVQPIQIGEEPMTVQPIELPHPTLEEVEKKHELSEEILRERRNLIEASEQMSEVLAPFIEKDLVAVKKHDFWIELEMNSELLFASGEAELSPKALPVLKKVSEIVRRMPNVINVEGHTDTVPISTVKFPSNWELSSARATSVVREFVNEGIAPSRLSAVGYGEFHPIADNSSEAGRFQNRRVVVVLMSHAFARYGADDEERAKLLNISPVTEAEMNNAQRSP, from the coding sequence ATGCGGCGCAAAAAAAAAGAATTGGCCGAACCTGAAAATCATGAGCGATGGCTGATTTCCTATGCCGATTTTATTACTTTGTTATTTGCGTTTTTCGTTGTGATGTATTCGATCTCGTCGGTCAACGAAGGTAAATATAAGACACTGTCCGACTCATTGGGGGAGGCCTTTTCGAAAAGGCAATCGGAATCGGCGATTTCCGATAGAGAAGGCACTCCCTTTACCGTGGTGCAGCCGATCCAGATCGGTGAAGAACCCATGACTGTTCAGCCGATCGAGCTACCTCATCCGACTTTGGAAGAGGTTGAAAAAAAACATGAGCTAAGTGAGGAAATCCTGCGTGAGCGGCGCAATTTGATAGAAGCGTCCGAACAAATGTCGGAAGTCTTGGCGCCATTTATCGAAAAGGATTTGGTGGCGGTTAAAAAACATGACTTTTGGATCGAGCTAGAAATGAATAGCGAACTGTTATTCGCGAGCGGCGAGGCTGAGTTATCGCCAAAAGCGTTACCGGTGTTGAAAAAAGTTTCGGAAATTGTCAGACGCATGCCGAATGTCATTAATGTCGAAGGTCATACCGATACGGTTCCGATTAGTACCGTTAAATTCCCATCCAATTGGGAATTGTCTTCGGCGCGAGCGACCAGCGTAGTAAGGGAATTCGTCAACGAAGGGATAGCGCCGTCACGATTATCGGCGGTCGGCTATGGAGAATTTCATCCGATAGCCGATAACAGTAGCGAGGCAGGTCGATTTCAAAATAGAAGAGTTGTGGTGGTGTTGATGTCGCATGCTTTTGCTCGTTACGGCGCGGATGACGAAGAAAGAGCGAAGTTACTGAATATATCGCCGGTTACCGAAGCTGAAATGAACAACGCTCAGCGTTCTCCATAG
- a CDS encoding chemotaxis protein CheW: MKGLNGNNLDIEQQVIHQELALDSYLKTLLEEMPTEESEVIMPPEPEAKAPIPTARVESKIKEKSETIAKTSALVELQLVPKPTMPLAVMPSWAQYEFQALFFRIGQLILATPLVELSRAVKFDKTITKIPGQPSWFIGLLEDQERKIGILDSGQLILGKGYANKRNLIEQPFKSMLITQDGNWGLACDELLSIGKVRPEQVRWRTHRKQRPWLIGTVIEELTAVIDVKQLTPRRKVKR; this comes from the coding sequence ATGAAGGGGCTTAACGGTAACAACTTGGATATCGAACAACAGGTTATTCACCAGGAACTGGCTCTCGACAGCTATTTAAAAACCCTGCTGGAGGAAATGCCGACTGAAGAATCTGAAGTGATTATGCCACCGGAACCTGAGGCCAAAGCGCCCATACCGACGGCGCGCGTCGAATCGAAAATAAAGGAAAAAAGCGAGACCATTGCCAAGACGTCGGCCTTGGTTGAACTGCAATTGGTTCCAAAGCCCACCATGCCGCTTGCGGTGATGCCGTCTTGGGCGCAGTATGAATTCCAAGCCTTATTTTTTAGAATAGGCCAGCTGATACTGGCAACTCCTTTGGTTGAATTGTCCAGAGCCGTTAAATTCGATAAGACGATTACTAAAATCCCTGGGCAACCCTCGTGGTTTATCGGTTTGCTGGAAGACCAGGAACGAAAAATCGGTATTCTCGATTCCGGGCAATTAATTTTAGGAAAAGGCTATGCGAATAAACGAAACTTAATCGAGCAGCCTTTTAAAAGCATGTTAATTACCCAAGATGGCAATTGGGGCTTGGCTTGCGATGAACTTTTGTCGATCGGCAAAGTTCGCCCCGAGCAAGTTCGTTGGCGAACCCATCGTAAACAGCGACCATGGTTGATCGGAACGGTAATCGAGGAATTGACCGCCGTGATCGATGTCAAACAGTTGACGCCGCGAAGAAAGGTAAAAAGGTGA
- the cyoE gene encoding heme o synthase — MMTNPSALLSWRDYLELCKPKVVALIVFTAVVGMLLAVPGIPPIDTLLYSTVGIGLAASSAAAVNHYLDQNADALMGRTQNRPLPKGSLDSMNVIVFASLLGLLSMLLLGFLVNPLTAFLTLLSLIGYAIIYTVYLKRMTPQNIVIGGAAGAAPPVLGWCAMTGEVHPYSLLLFLIIFVWTPPHFWALAIARREEYAKVKIPMLPVTHGPEFTRLQILLYTVLLLLVTLLPYLTGMSGLIYLSVAVPLGLGFIYYAILMMRHKDDRTAMKTFGFSIIYLMLMFAALLIDHYVVIGL, encoded by the coding sequence ATAATGACTAACCCATCCGCCCTGCTCTCCTGGCGTGACTATCTTGAACTGTGCAAACCCAAAGTAGTTGCCTTAATCGTTTTTACTGCCGTGGTCGGCATGTTGCTGGCCGTGCCCGGCATACCGCCCATCGACACTTTGCTTTACAGCACCGTTGGCATCGGACTCGCCGCCTCGTCCGCCGCGGCCGTTAATCACTATCTCGATCAGAATGCCGACGCTCTAATGGGCAGAACGCAAAACCGCCCATTGCCGAAAGGCTCGTTGGACTCAATGAATGTCATCGTTTTCGCATCGCTGCTCGGCTTATTATCGATGCTTTTATTGGGCTTCTTGGTTAATCCGCTGACCGCATTTTTAACCTTATTGTCGCTAATCGGTTATGCCATTATCTATACCGTGTATTTAAAACGCATGACGCCGCAAAACATCGTGATCGGAGGCGCGGCCGGCGCAGCACCTCCGGTTTTGGGCTGGTGCGCGATGACCGGCGAAGTCCATCCTTATTCGTTGCTATTGTTTTTAATCATCTTCGTTTGGACACCGCCGCATTTTTGGGCCCTGGCAATCGCCCGGCGCGAAGAATACGCGAAGGTGAAAATCCCAATGCTGCCTGTTACACACGGTCCCGAATTCACCAGACTGCAAATATTACTGTATACAGTGCTGCTCTTATTGGTGACATTGCTGCCTTATTTAACCGGCATGAGCGGGCTGATTTATCTCTCCGTTGCGGTTCCTCTCGGCCTCGGTTTTATTTATTATGCAATTTTGATGATGCGCCACAAGGACGATCGAACGGCAATGAAAACCTTCGGTTTTTCCATTATTTATTTGATGCTGATGTTTGCCGCGTTATTGATCGATCACTATGTCGTTATTGGATTGTAA
- a CDS encoding flagellar motor protein: protein MDYLSLIGVVLGFVAIVGGTIMDGGHAEALLNGPALVIVLGGTLGATLLQFPPTVFLRGLNISLWVFRPRNQLLEQQVNKMVEWSALARKEGLLGLESVLDTEIDPFAIKGLQLLVDGSEPEVIRDCLELEINTREFSDLQAARVFEAMGGYSPTIGILGAVIGLIHVMKNLAEPGLLGSGIATAFVATIYGVGFANLIFLPVANKLKMQILTMSQAKELLVEGIVAIAEGENPKNIELKLSGFLIENVTIQRMR, encoded by the coding sequence ATTACTTAAGTCTCATTGGTGTGGTGTTGGGTTTCGTGGCGATCGTCGGCGGAACGATAATGGACGGCGGACATGCCGAAGCACTGCTAAATGGACCGGCTTTAGTGATCGTTTTAGGAGGTACGTTAGGGGCGACATTGCTGCAATTTCCACCGACAGTATTCTTACGAGGTCTTAATATCAGTTTATGGGTCTTCAGGCCCCGAAATCAATTGCTTGAGCAACAAGTTAACAAAATGGTCGAATGGAGCGCGTTGGCCAGAAAAGAGGGGCTACTGGGTTTGGAATCGGTTCTCGATACCGAAATCGATCCGTTCGCAATCAAGGGTTTGCAGCTTTTAGTCGACGGTAGCGAACCGGAAGTGATTCGGGATTGTTTGGAATTAGAGATTAATACTCGGGAATTTAGCGATTTGCAGGCTGCTAGAGTATTCGAAGCCATGGGCGGCTACTCGCCGACAATCGGTATTCTCGGCGCCGTGATCGGTCTCATTCATGTCATGAAAAATTTGGCCGAGCCAGGTTTACTGGGATCCGGTATTGCAACGGCGTTTGTTGCGACGATTTATGGCGTTGGCTTTGCCAATCTGATTTTTTTGCCGGTTGCAAACAAATTGAAGATGCAAATATTGACGATGTCGCAGGCTAAGGAATTGTTGGTTGAAGGCATCGTCGCGATTGCCGAGGGAGAAAATCCAAAAAATATCGAATTGAAATTATCCGGTTTTTTAATCGAAAACGTAACTATTCAGCGCATGCGGTAG